In the genome of Vanacampus margaritifer isolate UIUO_Vmar chromosome 1, RoL_Vmar_1.0, whole genome shotgun sequence, one region contains:
- the stk11ip gene encoding serine/threonine-protein kinase 11-interacting protein isoform X2 translates to MSRTCGGQSSLVTSLATLLRNNGELVLGGSSTLTLPATSLQQLNRLFEQYLQSRNQQHGFLALPSHPADTASLLQLQFLFDVLQKTISFKLINPSSTKLQSGVKIFPFKSLKCLELKNVPPHCLEGLRGVYSQLEVFICSKSLSSSEELLSLCGGDLSSALPWLELHTLNFSYNFIVCLDQSLSLLNVLKSLDLSHNKIQECAEFLKPLSELEHLNLGYNCLQRAPTLSISARVKLLTLILRNNELETINGVEQLASLQHLDLAYNLLLEHSQLAPLSLLHCLNTLNLEGNPMYFRKTHRTCAVRHLSPKAVGLRVKLDGVPLSPSELTVLPKAGQLIVQVQSSPPAELEQSLAADVSSGAGELSDSLSVGEVRVSRTRKKKSRVKVRRASISEPSDTDYRAVSSAQDMVLPHQEEIERMSSFREQLGEDWLRYQHHLDVDAAPPAKTLNGSETLSDCLLAPVRLSPELLPPPLISSEPRVPEVEAELETESTLQWPSQSPQHTESTLEDTPVDGPVADQFRSSGPALDSHKSAREEESANSKQGEHEEDLGVDQCLPLLVGVLLADNEEEDERCQGEGRKEVFLCVKQSHLLEVDVQSGQERCRLELDCLARVEATQAAWTRQETIAMFPAVEIQFDYIVKEKRWRCYVLLDDDPQQALKDLVDVLSPVAEANRRREAGLLPGCVHLQCLRCGSEFMEAGGRARSTRRPMMLPEGADEQDGKELMECDEGNKGNCDNCPECGSDHLIQLVGQSFPYSSTPIQSPSTAGNEDVKVNTSLSSNPEETASTGITEEPTFFTAQGNSLYIGESGADSFSLSYNADGQSKDDLAGSYSYAAICATPPAIQHSGIVNATGDFDVLSEAFEAVDHRLKLFLDVDVFEEEEELSCFLKTSLVRFGEPEEFASLVVVSDKRIYVLEVTLGASKGQLSDWLQKRDCHPILELSYLEVGLGSQSIHMAFEDGEERGVAYTLLVRDSIRCKGFFGLLTGIVREMAHRSDSKLRSISTTRLNPQHHLWPLVCEDIQTDVEDGQLQFCYILAFLLQENTWAPLTVLATRETLYLLSEDHQWGKSTKQPTTVNGPPEPSSGSFSVVETLPISCVSSLHLWPNGQRQMDVKLYDETQKEEKTWHVRSESSELLQALLAWIRTQWEAMFGVRLHTTVHGKEI, encoded by the exons ATGTCTCGTACTTGTGGTGGTCAGTCCTCGCTTGTCACTAGCCTGGCAACACTCCTCCGAAATAATG GCGAGTTAGTGCTTGGAGGTAGCAGCACGCTGACCCTGCCGGCGACGAGCTTGCAGCAGCTCAACCGATTGTTTGAGCAATACTTGCAGTCCAGGAATCAGCAGCATGGCTTCCTGGCCCTGCCGTCCCATCCAGCTGACACTGCATCCTTGCTGCAGCTGCAGTTCCTCTTTGACGTCCTGCAGAAAACAATCTCCTTTAAG CTCATCAACCCATCAAGCACAAAACTCCAGTCCGGTGTGAAGATTTTCCCTTTCAAGTCTTTAAAGTGTTTGGAG CTGAAGAATGTCCCCCCGCACTGTCTGGAGGGTCTCCGAGGAGTTTATTCCCAGTTGGAGGTCTTCATCTGCTCAAAGAGCCTCAGCTCCTCGGAG GAGCTGCTCTCCCTGTGCGGCGGTGACCTCAGCTCTGCACTGCCATGGCTGGAGCTGCACACCCTCAACTTCAGCTACAACTTCATTGTCTGCCTTGACCAGTCTTTA AGTCTCCTGAATGTCCTGAAGTCTTTGGATTTAAGTCACAACAAGATTCAGGAGTGTGCAGAATTTCTAAAG CCTTTGAGTGAACTGGAACATTTGAATCTAGGCTACAACTGCCTTCAGAGGGCGCCAACACTTAGCATAAGCGCCCGGGTCAAACTGCTCACGCTCATCCTCAGGAACAATGAACTGGAGACCATAAATG GCGTGGAGCAGTTGGCATCGCTCCAGCACTTGGACCTGGCCTATAATCTTCTGCTGGAGCATTCGCAACTGGCTCCTCTCTCCTTGCTTCACTGCCTTAACACC TTGAACCTGGAGGGCAACCCGATGTACTTCCGGAAGACTCATCGCACGTGTGCTGTTCGACATCTTTCGCCAAAGGCTGTCGGGCTCAga GTTAAACTCGATGGTGTTCCTCTCTCCCCTTCCGAGTTAACT GTTCTGCCGAAAGCTGGACAACTGATTGTCCAGGTCCAGTCGTCTCCTCCGGCAGAGTTGGAACAAAGTCTTGCAGCGGATGTGTCAAGTGGAGCTGGGGAGCTCAGCGATAGTCTCTCAGTGGGGGAGGTGCGAGTCTCACGCACCCGCAAAAAGAAGTCGCGG GTCAAAGTGCGGCGAGCGAGTATCTCTGAGCCCAGCGATACGGACTACCGGGCAGTGTCCTCCGCACAGG ATATGGTTCTTCCACACCAAGAGGAGATTGAGCGCATGTCCAGTTTCAGAGAGCAGCTGGGCGAGGACTGGCTGCGGTACCAGCACCACCTCGACGTAGATGCAGCGCCTCCCGCCAAAACTCTTAATGGCTCGGAAACCCTCTCCGATTGCCTCCTCGCCCCCGTCCGTCTCTCCCCGGAGCTTCTTCCTCCGCCGCTCATCTCATCCGAGCCAAGGGTGCCAGAGGTGGAGGCAGAGCTAGAGACAGAGTCCACGTTGCAGTGGCCCAGTCAGAGCCCTCAGCACACTGAGTCCACTTTGGAAGACACTCCGGTGGATGGGCCGGTGGCAGACCAGTTCCGTTCATCCGGGCCCGCTTTGGACTCACACAAGTCagcgagggaggaggagagcgccAATTCCAAGCAGGGAGAACACGAGGAAGACCTGGGAG TGGACCAGTGTCTGCCGCTTCTGGTGGGTGTCTTATTGGCGGACAACGAAGAGGAAGATGAAAGGTGTCAAGGTGAGGGGAGAAAGGAGGTGTTTCTGTGTGTCAAACAGAGTCATTTGCTTGAAGTAGACGTGCAGTCTGGCCAGGAGAGATGTCGCCTAGAGCTGGACTGCCTGGCCAGGGTGGAAGCCACACAAGCAGCATGGACCCGCCAG GAGACTATAGCAATGTTTCCAGCTGTGGAGATCCAGTTTGACTATATCGTGAAGGAAAAGAGGTGGCGATGTTACGTCCTTCTGGATGATGACCCGCAGCAGGCCCTCAAG GATCTGGTTGACGTGCTGTCACCTGTGGCAGAGGCCAACCGCCGTCGTGAAGCAGGGCTCCTTCCAGGCTGTGTTCATTTGCAGTGCCTCCGTTGCGGGTCAGAGTTCATGGAGGCCGGAGGTCGAGCCAGGAGTACAAGAAGGCCTATGATGTTGCCAGAGGGCGCAGATGAGCAGGACGGCAAGGAGTTGATGGAATGTGATGAGGGTAACAAAG gaAACTGTGACAACTGTCCAGAATGCGGAAGTGACCACTTGATCCAGCTAGTTGGCCAGTCATTCCCTTACAGCAGTACGCCAATCCAAAGTCCATCAACTGCAGGCAATGAAGACGTGAAG GTGAACACAAGTCTTAGCAGTAATCCGGAGGAAACGGCCTCGACCGGCATCACAGAGGAGCCCACTTTTTTCACCGCGCAGGGCAACTCCTTGTATATCGGGGAGAGCGGGGCCGACTCGTTCTCCCTGTCCTACAATGCCGACGGCCAAAGCAAGGATGATCTTGCTGGCAGCTACAGCTACGCCGCCATCTGTGCCACGCCGCCTGCCATCCAGCATTCAGGAATTGTCAACGCCACCG GTGACTTTGACGTGCTGAGCGAGGCCTTTGAAGCCGTCGACCATCGGCTGAAACTTTTCTTGGACGTGGATGTCTtcgaagaggaagaggagctcAGTTGTTTCCTAAAG ACATCACTTGTGAGATTTGGGGAGCCGGAAGAGTTTGCGTCTCTGGTGGTGGTGTCCGACAAAAGAATCTACGTCCTTGAAGTGACATTGGGAGCCAG TAAGGGGCAGCTCTCCGATTGGCTCCAAAAGCGTGACTGCCACCCAATCTTAGAGCTCAGCTACCTGGAGGTGGGGCTTGGCTCTCAGAGCATCCACATGGCATTTGAAGATGGGGAagaaaggggcgtggcctacaCCCTCCTGGTGCGGGACAGTATACGCTGCAAAGGCTTCTTTGGCCTGTTGACAG GAATTGTGCGTGAGATGGCGCACCGGTCCGACAGCAAACTGAGGTCAATCTCAACCACTAGACTCAATCCTCAGCACCATCTCTG GCCTCTTGTGTGTGAAGACATCCAAACCGATGTGGAGGACGGCCAGCTGCAGTTTTGCTACATTCTGGCCTTTTTGCTGCAAG AAAACACGTGGGCGCCATTGACCGTGCTGGCGACCCGAGAGACTCTGTACCTGTTGAGCGAGGATCACCAGTGGGGGAAGAGCACAAAGCAGCCGACGACGGTCAACGGCCCCCCGGAGCCGAGCAGCGGGAGCTTCTCTGTTGTGGAGACGCTGCCCATCAGCTGTGTGAGCTCGCTCCACCTGTGGCCCAACGGGCAGCGCCAGATGGATGTCAAGCTCTATGACGAG ACTCAGAAAGAGGAGAAGACCTGGCACGTGCGCTCTGAGAGTTCCGAGCTCCTCCAGGCTCTGCTGGCGTGGATCCGAACACAGTGGGAGGCCATGTTTGGCGTCAGGCTGCACACAACTGTGCATGGCAAAGAAATATAA
- the stk11ip gene encoding serine/threonine-protein kinase 11-interacting protein isoform X3, giving the protein MSRTCGGQSSLVTSLATLLRNNGELVLGGSSTLTLPATSLQQLNRLFEQYLQSRNQQHGFLALPSHPADTASLLQLQFLFDVLQKTISFKLINPSSTKLQSGVKIFPFKSLKCLELKNVPPHCLEGLRGVYSQLEVFICSKSLSSSEELLSLCGGDLSSALPWLELHTLNFSYNFIVCLDQSLSLLNVLKSLDLSHNKIQECAEFLKPLSELEHLNLGYNCLQRAPTLSISARVKLLTLILRNNELETINGVEQLASLQHLDLAYNLLLEHSQLAPLSLLHCLNTLNLEGNPMYFRKTHRTCAVRHLSPKAVGLRQVKLDGVPLSPSELTVLPKAGQLIVQVQSSPPAELEQSLAADVSSGAGELSDSLSVGEVRVSRTRKKKSRVKVRRASISEPSDTDYRAVSSAQDMVLPHQEEIERMSSFREQLGEDWLRYQHHLDVDAAPPAKTLNGSETLSDCLLAPVRLSPELLPPPLISSEPRVPEVEAELETESTLQWPSQSPQHTESTLEDTPVDGPVADQFRSSGPALDSHKSAREEESANSKQGEHEEDLGVDQCLPLLVGVLLADNEEEDERCQGEGRKEVFLCVKQSHLLEVDVQSGQERCRLELDCLARVEATQAAWTRQETIAMFPAVEIQFDYIVKEKRWRCYVLLDDDPQQALKDLVDVLSPVAEANRRREAGLLPGCVHLQCLRCGSEFMEAGGRARSTRRPMMLPEGADEQDGKELMECDEGNKGNCDNCPECGSDHLIQLVGQSFPYSSTPIQSPSTAGNEDVKVNTSLSSNPEETASTGITEEPTFFTAQGNSLYIGESGADSFSLSYNADGQSKDDLAGSYSYAAICATPPAIQHSGIVNATGDFDVLSEAFEAVDHRLKLFLDVDVFEEEEELSCFLKTSLVRFGEPEEFASLVVVSDKRIYVLEVTLGASKGQLSDWLQKRDCHPILELSYLEVGLGSQSIHMAFEDGEERGVAYTLLVRDSIRCKGFFGLLTGLLCVKTSKPMWRTASCSFATFWPFCCKKTRGRH; this is encoded by the exons ATGTCTCGTACTTGTGGTGGTCAGTCCTCGCTTGTCACTAGCCTGGCAACACTCCTCCGAAATAATG GCGAGTTAGTGCTTGGAGGTAGCAGCACGCTGACCCTGCCGGCGACGAGCTTGCAGCAGCTCAACCGATTGTTTGAGCAATACTTGCAGTCCAGGAATCAGCAGCATGGCTTCCTGGCCCTGCCGTCCCATCCAGCTGACACTGCATCCTTGCTGCAGCTGCAGTTCCTCTTTGACGTCCTGCAGAAAACAATCTCCTTTAAG CTCATCAACCCATCAAGCACAAAACTCCAGTCCGGTGTGAAGATTTTCCCTTTCAAGTCTTTAAAGTGTTTGGAG CTGAAGAATGTCCCCCCGCACTGTCTGGAGGGTCTCCGAGGAGTTTATTCCCAGTTGGAGGTCTTCATCTGCTCAAAGAGCCTCAGCTCCTCGGAG GAGCTGCTCTCCCTGTGCGGCGGTGACCTCAGCTCTGCACTGCCATGGCTGGAGCTGCACACCCTCAACTTCAGCTACAACTTCATTGTCTGCCTTGACCAGTCTTTA AGTCTCCTGAATGTCCTGAAGTCTTTGGATTTAAGTCACAACAAGATTCAGGAGTGTGCAGAATTTCTAAAG CCTTTGAGTGAACTGGAACATTTGAATCTAGGCTACAACTGCCTTCAGAGGGCGCCAACACTTAGCATAAGCGCCCGGGTCAAACTGCTCACGCTCATCCTCAGGAACAATGAACTGGAGACCATAAATG GCGTGGAGCAGTTGGCATCGCTCCAGCACTTGGACCTGGCCTATAATCTTCTGCTGGAGCATTCGCAACTGGCTCCTCTCTCCTTGCTTCACTGCCTTAACACC TTGAACCTGGAGGGCAACCCGATGTACTTCCGGAAGACTCATCGCACGTGTGCTGTTCGACATCTTTCGCCAAAGGCTGTCGGGCTCAga CAGGTTAAACTCGATGGTGTTCCTCTCTCCCCTTCCGAGTTAACT GTTCTGCCGAAAGCTGGACAACTGATTGTCCAGGTCCAGTCGTCTCCTCCGGCAGAGTTGGAACAAAGTCTTGCAGCGGATGTGTCAAGTGGAGCTGGGGAGCTCAGCGATAGTCTCTCAGTGGGGGAGGTGCGAGTCTCACGCACCCGCAAAAAGAAGTCGCGG GTCAAAGTGCGGCGAGCGAGTATCTCTGAGCCCAGCGATACGGACTACCGGGCAGTGTCCTCCGCACAGG ATATGGTTCTTCCACACCAAGAGGAGATTGAGCGCATGTCCAGTTTCAGAGAGCAGCTGGGCGAGGACTGGCTGCGGTACCAGCACCACCTCGACGTAGATGCAGCGCCTCCCGCCAAAACTCTTAATGGCTCGGAAACCCTCTCCGATTGCCTCCTCGCCCCCGTCCGTCTCTCCCCGGAGCTTCTTCCTCCGCCGCTCATCTCATCCGAGCCAAGGGTGCCAGAGGTGGAGGCAGAGCTAGAGACAGAGTCCACGTTGCAGTGGCCCAGTCAGAGCCCTCAGCACACTGAGTCCACTTTGGAAGACACTCCGGTGGATGGGCCGGTGGCAGACCAGTTCCGTTCATCCGGGCCCGCTTTGGACTCACACAAGTCagcgagggaggaggagagcgccAATTCCAAGCAGGGAGAACACGAGGAAGACCTGGGAG TGGACCAGTGTCTGCCGCTTCTGGTGGGTGTCTTATTGGCGGACAACGAAGAGGAAGATGAAAGGTGTCAAGGTGAGGGGAGAAAGGAGGTGTTTCTGTGTGTCAAACAGAGTCATTTGCTTGAAGTAGACGTGCAGTCTGGCCAGGAGAGATGTCGCCTAGAGCTGGACTGCCTGGCCAGGGTGGAAGCCACACAAGCAGCATGGACCCGCCAG GAGACTATAGCAATGTTTCCAGCTGTGGAGATCCAGTTTGACTATATCGTGAAGGAAAAGAGGTGGCGATGTTACGTCCTTCTGGATGATGACCCGCAGCAGGCCCTCAAG GATCTGGTTGACGTGCTGTCACCTGTGGCAGAGGCCAACCGCCGTCGTGAAGCAGGGCTCCTTCCAGGCTGTGTTCATTTGCAGTGCCTCCGTTGCGGGTCAGAGTTCATGGAGGCCGGAGGTCGAGCCAGGAGTACAAGAAGGCCTATGATGTTGCCAGAGGGCGCAGATGAGCAGGACGGCAAGGAGTTGATGGAATGTGATGAGGGTAACAAAG gaAACTGTGACAACTGTCCAGAATGCGGAAGTGACCACTTGATCCAGCTAGTTGGCCAGTCATTCCCTTACAGCAGTACGCCAATCCAAAGTCCATCAACTGCAGGCAATGAAGACGTGAAG GTGAACACAAGTCTTAGCAGTAATCCGGAGGAAACGGCCTCGACCGGCATCACAGAGGAGCCCACTTTTTTCACCGCGCAGGGCAACTCCTTGTATATCGGGGAGAGCGGGGCCGACTCGTTCTCCCTGTCCTACAATGCCGACGGCCAAAGCAAGGATGATCTTGCTGGCAGCTACAGCTACGCCGCCATCTGTGCCACGCCGCCTGCCATCCAGCATTCAGGAATTGTCAACGCCACCG GTGACTTTGACGTGCTGAGCGAGGCCTTTGAAGCCGTCGACCATCGGCTGAAACTTTTCTTGGACGTGGATGTCTtcgaagaggaagaggagctcAGTTGTTTCCTAAAG ACATCACTTGTGAGATTTGGGGAGCCGGAAGAGTTTGCGTCTCTGGTGGTGGTGTCCGACAAAAGAATCTACGTCCTTGAAGTGACATTGGGAGCCAG TAAGGGGCAGCTCTCCGATTGGCTCCAAAAGCGTGACTGCCACCCAATCTTAGAGCTCAGCTACCTGGAGGTGGGGCTTGGCTCTCAGAGCATCCACATGGCATTTGAAGATGGGGAagaaaggggcgtggcctacaCCCTCCTGGTGCGGGACAGTATACGCTGCAAAGGCTTCTTTGGCCTGTTGACAG GCCTCTTGTGTGTGAAGACATCCAAACCGATGTGGAGGACGGCCAGCTGCAGTTTTGCTACATTCTGGCCTTTTTGCTGCAAG AAAACACGTGGGCGCCATTGA
- the stk11ip gene encoding serine/threonine-protein kinase 11-interacting protein isoform X1 has protein sequence MSRTCGGQSSLVTSLATLLRNNGELVLGGSSTLTLPATSLQQLNRLFEQYLQSRNQQHGFLALPSHPADTASLLQLQFLFDVLQKTISFKLINPSSTKLQSGVKIFPFKSLKCLELKNVPPHCLEGLRGVYSQLEVFICSKSLSSSEELLSLCGGDLSSALPWLELHTLNFSYNFIVCLDQSLSLLNVLKSLDLSHNKIQECAEFLKPLSELEHLNLGYNCLQRAPTLSISARVKLLTLILRNNELETINGVEQLASLQHLDLAYNLLLEHSQLAPLSLLHCLNTLNLEGNPMYFRKTHRTCAVRHLSPKAVGLRQVKLDGVPLSPSELTVLPKAGQLIVQVQSSPPAELEQSLAADVSSGAGELSDSLSVGEVRVSRTRKKKSRVKVRRASISEPSDTDYRAVSSAQDMVLPHQEEIERMSSFREQLGEDWLRYQHHLDVDAAPPAKTLNGSETLSDCLLAPVRLSPELLPPPLISSEPRVPEVEAELETESTLQWPSQSPQHTESTLEDTPVDGPVADQFRSSGPALDSHKSAREEESANSKQGEHEEDLGVDQCLPLLVGVLLADNEEEDERCQGEGRKEVFLCVKQSHLLEVDVQSGQERCRLELDCLARVEATQAAWTRQETIAMFPAVEIQFDYIVKEKRWRCYVLLDDDPQQALKDLVDVLSPVAEANRRREAGLLPGCVHLQCLRCGSEFMEAGGRARSTRRPMMLPEGADEQDGKELMECDEGNKGNCDNCPECGSDHLIQLVGQSFPYSSTPIQSPSTAGNEDVKVNTSLSSNPEETASTGITEEPTFFTAQGNSLYIGESGADSFSLSYNADGQSKDDLAGSYSYAAICATPPAIQHSGIVNATGDFDVLSEAFEAVDHRLKLFLDVDVFEEEEELSCFLKTSLVRFGEPEEFASLVVVSDKRIYVLEVTLGASKGQLSDWLQKRDCHPILELSYLEVGLGSQSIHMAFEDGEERGVAYTLLVRDSIRCKGFFGLLTGIVREMAHRSDSKLRSISTTRLNPQHHLWPLVCEDIQTDVEDGQLQFCYILAFLLQENTWAPLTVLATRETLYLLSEDHQWGKSTKQPTTVNGPPEPSSGSFSVVETLPISCVSSLHLWPNGQRQMDVKLYDETQKEEKTWHVRSESSELLQALLAWIRTQWEAMFGVRLHTTVHGKEI, from the exons ATGTCTCGTACTTGTGGTGGTCAGTCCTCGCTTGTCACTAGCCTGGCAACACTCCTCCGAAATAATG GCGAGTTAGTGCTTGGAGGTAGCAGCACGCTGACCCTGCCGGCGACGAGCTTGCAGCAGCTCAACCGATTGTTTGAGCAATACTTGCAGTCCAGGAATCAGCAGCATGGCTTCCTGGCCCTGCCGTCCCATCCAGCTGACACTGCATCCTTGCTGCAGCTGCAGTTCCTCTTTGACGTCCTGCAGAAAACAATCTCCTTTAAG CTCATCAACCCATCAAGCACAAAACTCCAGTCCGGTGTGAAGATTTTCCCTTTCAAGTCTTTAAAGTGTTTGGAG CTGAAGAATGTCCCCCCGCACTGTCTGGAGGGTCTCCGAGGAGTTTATTCCCAGTTGGAGGTCTTCATCTGCTCAAAGAGCCTCAGCTCCTCGGAG GAGCTGCTCTCCCTGTGCGGCGGTGACCTCAGCTCTGCACTGCCATGGCTGGAGCTGCACACCCTCAACTTCAGCTACAACTTCATTGTCTGCCTTGACCAGTCTTTA AGTCTCCTGAATGTCCTGAAGTCTTTGGATTTAAGTCACAACAAGATTCAGGAGTGTGCAGAATTTCTAAAG CCTTTGAGTGAACTGGAACATTTGAATCTAGGCTACAACTGCCTTCAGAGGGCGCCAACACTTAGCATAAGCGCCCGGGTCAAACTGCTCACGCTCATCCTCAGGAACAATGAACTGGAGACCATAAATG GCGTGGAGCAGTTGGCATCGCTCCAGCACTTGGACCTGGCCTATAATCTTCTGCTGGAGCATTCGCAACTGGCTCCTCTCTCCTTGCTTCACTGCCTTAACACC TTGAACCTGGAGGGCAACCCGATGTACTTCCGGAAGACTCATCGCACGTGTGCTGTTCGACATCTTTCGCCAAAGGCTGTCGGGCTCAga CAGGTTAAACTCGATGGTGTTCCTCTCTCCCCTTCCGAGTTAACT GTTCTGCCGAAAGCTGGACAACTGATTGTCCAGGTCCAGTCGTCTCCTCCGGCAGAGTTGGAACAAAGTCTTGCAGCGGATGTGTCAAGTGGAGCTGGGGAGCTCAGCGATAGTCTCTCAGTGGGGGAGGTGCGAGTCTCACGCACCCGCAAAAAGAAGTCGCGG GTCAAAGTGCGGCGAGCGAGTATCTCTGAGCCCAGCGATACGGACTACCGGGCAGTGTCCTCCGCACAGG ATATGGTTCTTCCACACCAAGAGGAGATTGAGCGCATGTCCAGTTTCAGAGAGCAGCTGGGCGAGGACTGGCTGCGGTACCAGCACCACCTCGACGTAGATGCAGCGCCTCCCGCCAAAACTCTTAATGGCTCGGAAACCCTCTCCGATTGCCTCCTCGCCCCCGTCCGTCTCTCCCCGGAGCTTCTTCCTCCGCCGCTCATCTCATCCGAGCCAAGGGTGCCAGAGGTGGAGGCAGAGCTAGAGACAGAGTCCACGTTGCAGTGGCCCAGTCAGAGCCCTCAGCACACTGAGTCCACTTTGGAAGACACTCCGGTGGATGGGCCGGTGGCAGACCAGTTCCGTTCATCCGGGCCCGCTTTGGACTCACACAAGTCagcgagggaggaggagagcgccAATTCCAAGCAGGGAGAACACGAGGAAGACCTGGGAG TGGACCAGTGTCTGCCGCTTCTGGTGGGTGTCTTATTGGCGGACAACGAAGAGGAAGATGAAAGGTGTCAAGGTGAGGGGAGAAAGGAGGTGTTTCTGTGTGTCAAACAGAGTCATTTGCTTGAAGTAGACGTGCAGTCTGGCCAGGAGAGATGTCGCCTAGAGCTGGACTGCCTGGCCAGGGTGGAAGCCACACAAGCAGCATGGACCCGCCAG GAGACTATAGCAATGTTTCCAGCTGTGGAGATCCAGTTTGACTATATCGTGAAGGAAAAGAGGTGGCGATGTTACGTCCTTCTGGATGATGACCCGCAGCAGGCCCTCAAG GATCTGGTTGACGTGCTGTCACCTGTGGCAGAGGCCAACCGCCGTCGTGAAGCAGGGCTCCTTCCAGGCTGTGTTCATTTGCAGTGCCTCCGTTGCGGGTCAGAGTTCATGGAGGCCGGAGGTCGAGCCAGGAGTACAAGAAGGCCTATGATGTTGCCAGAGGGCGCAGATGAGCAGGACGGCAAGGAGTTGATGGAATGTGATGAGGGTAACAAAG gaAACTGTGACAACTGTCCAGAATGCGGAAGTGACCACTTGATCCAGCTAGTTGGCCAGTCATTCCCTTACAGCAGTACGCCAATCCAAAGTCCATCAACTGCAGGCAATGAAGACGTGAAG GTGAACACAAGTCTTAGCAGTAATCCGGAGGAAACGGCCTCGACCGGCATCACAGAGGAGCCCACTTTTTTCACCGCGCAGGGCAACTCCTTGTATATCGGGGAGAGCGGGGCCGACTCGTTCTCCCTGTCCTACAATGCCGACGGCCAAAGCAAGGATGATCTTGCTGGCAGCTACAGCTACGCCGCCATCTGTGCCACGCCGCCTGCCATCCAGCATTCAGGAATTGTCAACGCCACCG GTGACTTTGACGTGCTGAGCGAGGCCTTTGAAGCCGTCGACCATCGGCTGAAACTTTTCTTGGACGTGGATGTCTtcgaagaggaagaggagctcAGTTGTTTCCTAAAG ACATCACTTGTGAGATTTGGGGAGCCGGAAGAGTTTGCGTCTCTGGTGGTGGTGTCCGACAAAAGAATCTACGTCCTTGAAGTGACATTGGGAGCCAG TAAGGGGCAGCTCTCCGATTGGCTCCAAAAGCGTGACTGCCACCCAATCTTAGAGCTCAGCTACCTGGAGGTGGGGCTTGGCTCTCAGAGCATCCACATGGCATTTGAAGATGGGGAagaaaggggcgtggcctacaCCCTCCTGGTGCGGGACAGTATACGCTGCAAAGGCTTCTTTGGCCTGTTGACAG GAATTGTGCGTGAGATGGCGCACCGGTCCGACAGCAAACTGAGGTCAATCTCAACCACTAGACTCAATCCTCAGCACCATCTCTG GCCTCTTGTGTGTGAAGACATCCAAACCGATGTGGAGGACGGCCAGCTGCAGTTTTGCTACATTCTGGCCTTTTTGCTGCAAG AAAACACGTGGGCGCCATTGACCGTGCTGGCGACCCGAGAGACTCTGTACCTGTTGAGCGAGGATCACCAGTGGGGGAAGAGCACAAAGCAGCCGACGACGGTCAACGGCCCCCCGGAGCCGAGCAGCGGGAGCTTCTCTGTTGTGGAGACGCTGCCCATCAGCTGTGTGAGCTCGCTCCACCTGTGGCCCAACGGGCAGCGCCAGATGGATGTCAAGCTCTATGACGAG ACTCAGAAAGAGGAGAAGACCTGGCACGTGCGCTCTGAGAGTTCCGAGCTCCTCCAGGCTCTGCTGGCGTGGATCCGAACACAGTGGGAGGCCATGTTTGGCGTCAGGCTGCACACAACTGTGCATGGCAAAGAAATATAA